A single genomic interval of Gemmatimonas sp. UBA7669 harbors:
- a CDS encoding universal stress protein, translating to MPTLLLALDGSLEAEAAVPFATELATARGFALDIVTVVPPAVDVRAVSGAPVPDASWRAEQQVTLRASARDYLAAVRDGIAAQVPDLEVSIMVLDGTPAATLAAHVHDTGAVALVLTTHGRGGASRLWLGSVADVLLRLCHVPVLIVRSPDLEQGGLDAPAPAAQSIATSLQTHRPALSRVMVTFDGTRAADDVMAPVRTLLGDSPHYVLTRVASPLHPMLRRIATASTYERDLAEQEHRAASYLAEHATTLRATGVACELRVPVGMDIATLIVEHATQCDAGLIALATHARGPLGRSLLGSVADKVLRSATVPVLLYRLAR from the coding sequence ATGCCGACGTTACTCCTCGCTCTTGATGGATCGCTCGAGGCCGAAGCGGCCGTTCCGTTCGCGACCGAACTCGCCACCGCACGCGGGTTCGCACTCGACATCGTGACGGTCGTTCCGCCAGCCGTCGACGTGCGGGCCGTGTCGGGTGCCCCGGTTCCTGATGCGTCGTGGCGCGCCGAGCAGCAAGTGACGCTTCGTGCTTCGGCTCGAGACTATCTCGCTGCGGTTCGCGACGGCATTGCCGCGCAGGTCCCAGATCTCGAGGTGTCAATCATGGTGTTGGACGGCACACCCGCCGCCACCCTGGCCGCGCACGTCCACGACACGGGCGCAGTCGCGCTCGTCCTCACCACGCACGGTCGCGGCGGCGCCTCGCGCCTCTGGCTTGGCTCAGTGGCCGATGTGCTGCTGCGTCTGTGCCATGTCCCAGTGTTGATCGTGCGATCGCCTGATCTGGAGCAGGGCGGACTGGACGCCCCTGCACCAGCCGCGCAGTCCATCGCTACATCGCTGCAGACCCATCGCCCGGCACTCTCGCGCGTCATGGTCACCTTCGACGGCACCAGGGCGGCGGACGACGTCATGGCACCGGTACGGACCTTGCTGGGGGACAGCCCACACTATGTGCTGACGCGCGTAGCCAGTCCCCTGCATCCCATGTTGCGGCGCATCGCCACGGCCAGCACATACGAGCGCGACCTCGCCGAACAGGAACATCGCGCCGCCAGCTATCTGGCCGAACACGCCACGACGCTGCGCGCTACGGGAGTGGCCTGCGAACTGCGAGTTCCGGTGGGTATGGACATCGCCACATTGATCGTCGAACACGCGACGCAGTGCGACGCCGGTCTCATTGCGCTGGCCACCCACGCGCGCGGGCCGCTCGGCCGCAGCCTGCTTGGCAGCGTGGCCGACAAGGTGCTGCGCAGCGCGACCGTGCCCGTCCTGCTGTACCGACTCGCACGCTGA
- a CDS encoding DUF6504 family protein, whose product MPRALAVDTRLKVVSLAAGRAGVRAGMTIAEARARCAALDVRPWDEHAVQDAVLAATTALLAAGPQVTPVHGAPGLWWVGASGFAALGGERQLAETLLHIARQWHPEARVAIADSCVAARAATWAPRTSTQPSVDAVCLPPGGCGAYLAPAPLGLLPMPDELREALTLLGLRTIGAFAALDAGDVEQRWGPEGLSAWRLAQGKDPRRPGLVRVEAARHASIELPAAVERAEPILFAVRAQLQRLLHDCVHDGRAAAAVSITLVLDAGRSYPLEAIGSDMQDHTQVPETSDDNTHNESTWTSSQRPARVAEHIAEHHTPHHAPHHAPHHTGTRREGPRDLLAIPQRSITREVRPARPLARLEPLFDQCRALLERWNIPAPVIGVTLGIPATAPLAADQGDLLVPSWRDAAMNAEAVLARLRATLDPEHRGDVVVHPEARDTHRPEQTGAWVSADAIALAAAPLPQATPQATPHTSPRVSAVLRLLTPAEAIEVEAPRGIPQAIWWRGRRLHVVDVLGPERLSGDWWRGEHYARDYWRTVADPDGELLIYQDRAAWYVHGWYD is encoded by the coding sequence GTGCCGCGCGCACTGGCGGTGGACACTCGGCTCAAGGTGGTGTCACTGGCCGCCGGTCGCGCCGGGGTGCGGGCGGGCATGACCATTGCCGAGGCCCGCGCCCGCTGCGCCGCGCTCGACGTGCGTCCATGGGACGAGCACGCCGTGCAGGACGCGGTGCTCGCAGCCACCACCGCGCTGTTGGCCGCCGGTCCGCAGGTCACACCCGTGCACGGTGCGCCCGGCCTCTGGTGGGTGGGCGCCAGCGGCTTTGCCGCGCTGGGCGGGGAGCGGCAACTCGCCGAGACCCTGCTGCACATTGCGCGGCAATGGCATCCCGAGGCACGCGTGGCCATTGCCGACAGTTGTGTGGCGGCACGAGCGGCCACCTGGGCGCCGCGTACCAGCACGCAACCCAGCGTAGACGCCGTGTGTCTGCCACCCGGCGGATGCGGCGCCTATCTCGCGCCGGCGCCGCTGGGGCTGTTGCCCATGCCCGACGAACTGCGCGAGGCGCTCACGCTGCTGGGGCTGCGCACCATTGGCGCCTTCGCCGCACTCGATGCCGGCGATGTGGAGCAGCGCTGGGGCCCCGAGGGACTCAGTGCCTGGCGACTGGCGCAGGGCAAAGACCCGCGTCGTCCCGGACTCGTGCGCGTCGAAGCCGCGCGGCATGCCAGCATCGAACTGCCGGCCGCCGTTGAGCGCGCCGAGCCCATTCTCTTTGCCGTGCGCGCGCAGTTGCAGCGGCTGCTGCACGACTGTGTGCACGACGGTCGGGCGGCAGCGGCCGTGTCCATCACGCTCGTGCTTGATGCCGGCCGTTCGTATCCGCTCGAAGCCATCGGCTCCGACATGCAGGACCACACACAGGTGCCGGAGACCAGCGACGACAACACGCACAACGAGAGCACATGGACATCATCACAGCGACCGGCGCGCGTGGCCGAACATATCGCTGAACATCATACGCCACATCACGCGCCACATCACGCGCCACATCACACGGGCACACGCCGCGAAGGTCCGCGCGATCTGCTCGCCATCCCGCAGCGCAGCATCACGCGCGAAGTGCGGCCGGCACGGCCACTCGCGCGCCTCGAGCCGCTCTTCGATCAGTGTCGCGCCCTGCTCGAACGCTGGAACATTCCCGCGCCCGTCATCGGCGTGACACTCGGCATTCCCGCCACGGCCCCACTCGCTGCCGATCAGGGCGATCTGCTCGTGCCCTCGTGGCGCGACGCCGCCATGAATGCCGAGGCCGTGCTCGCACGGCTGCGCGCCACACTCGACCCCGAGCATCGCGGTGATGTCGTGGTGCATCCCGAAGCGCGTGACACCCATCGCCCCGAGCAAACGGGAGCCTGGGTGAGCGCCGATGCCATCGCACTCGCGGCGGCGCCGCTGCCGCAGGCCACACCGCAAGCGACGCCGCACACGTCACCGCGCGTATCCGCCGTGCTGCGTCTGCTCACACCCGCCGAGGCCATCGAAGTGGAAGCCCCACGCGGCATACCGCAAGCCATCTGGTGGCGCGGTCGTCGTCTGCATGTCGTCGACGTGCTCGGCCCTGAACGTCTGAGCGGCGATTGGTGGCGCGGCGAACACTACGCGCGCGACTACTGGCGCACCGTGGCCGACCCCGATGGCGAGTTGCTCATTTACCAGGACCGCGCCGCCTGGTATGTGCACGGGTGGTATGACTGA
- a CDS encoding DUF4097 family beta strand repeat-containing protein, translating to MPTRSLRALVVTTAAFALFASSAEAQERRRDDAFAWSGRIPSGNAIRIHNVNGGIEVLRSSSGRVEVSGEKRWRRGDPEDVRIEQKSYGDDIVICALWTPNSSCEERGIRSERNSKWNDRNDVSVHFTVRVPEGVRVVLNTVNGGIEVRDVTTEVDARTVNGSITARSAGGPVRARTVNGSIDVSMGSLGRAEDLEYETVNGAITLELPSNFGAELELSTVNGRVTTDFPITISGTLSPRKLRGTVGDGRTRVRASTVNGSVTLRRGR from the coding sequence ATGCCCACCCGATCGCTACGCGCGCTCGTTGTCACCACCGCGGCTTTCGCGCTCTTCGCGTCGTCAGCCGAGGCCCAGGAACGTCGCCGCGACGACGCCTTTGCCTGGTCCGGTCGCATTCCGTCCGGCAACGCCATTCGCATTCACAACGTCAACGGCGGCATCGAGGTGCTGCGCAGCAGCAGCGGCCGCGTCGAAGTGTCGGGTGAAAAGCGCTGGCGTCGCGGCGATCCGGAGGACGTGCGCATCGAACAGAAGAGCTACGGCGACGACATCGTCATCTGCGCGCTCTGGACGCCCAACTCGAGCTGCGAAGAGCGCGGTATCCGCTCGGAACGCAATTCGAAATGGAACGATCGCAACGATGTCTCCGTGCACTTCACCGTGCGGGTGCCCGAAGGCGTGCGCGTGGTGCTCAACACCGTCAACGGCGGCATTGAAGTGCGCGACGTGACCACCGAAGTGGATGCGCGCACGGTCAACGGCAGCATCACCGCGCGCAGTGCCGGTGGTCCGGTGCGGGCCCGCACCGTCAACGGCAGCATCGACGTCTCCATGGGGTCGCTCGGCCGCGCCGAGGATCTCGAGTACGAAACGGTGAACGGCGCCATCACACTCGAACTGCCGTCCAACTTCGGCGCCGAGCTCGAACTCTCCACCGTGAACGGCCGCGTCACCACCGATTTCCCGATCACCATCTCGGGCACGCTCTCGCCACGCAAGTTGCGCGGTACGGTGGGCGACGGCCGCACCCGTGTGCGGGCCAGCACCGTCAACGGCAGCGTCACCCTGCGCCGCGGGCGCTGA
- a CDS encoding SPL family radical SAM protein, whose translation MSLALPVLPPPLRPLTVQADLQYHAAPGGGIFNPPSATHMGFWSINPYVGCAFGCAYCYARDTHRYTLERAGPVGRAVAESMPPWQAFERRVLVKEHAAARVREALRSSRAPKAGDSLVIGSATDPYQPAERRFAVTRSVLEALEVVRGLSIVIITKSPLVTRDIPLLQHLARHNTVAVHVSLITVDRELARRIEPRAPTPEARLRGIRRLAEAGVEVSVNCMPILPGITDAPEQLAELVARVADTGARSLGACALRLRAASRRRYLPVVREQFPELAARYEATYRDSVYARETYRTGLREAMERLCARHGLRFRVYRYDDAREEPDKEIHNDIQPSTNQLPLFT comes from the coding sequence ATGTCGCTCGCCCTCCCGGTCCTCCCGCCGCCGCTCCGGCCGCTCACCGTGCAGGCCGACCTGCAGTACCACGCCGCGCCCGGCGGAGGGATCTTCAACCCGCCGTCGGCCACCCACATGGGCTTCTGGTCCATCAACCCGTATGTGGGCTGTGCCTTCGGCTGCGCCTACTGCTACGCGCGGGACACACATCGCTACACGCTCGAGCGGGCGGGACCGGTGGGTCGGGCGGTGGCCGAGTCGATGCCGCCCTGGCAGGCCTTCGAGCGACGGGTGCTGGTCAAGGAGCATGCGGCGGCGCGTGTGCGCGAGGCCCTGCGGTCTTCTCGCGCTCCAAAGGCCGGGGATTCGCTGGTCATCGGCTCGGCCACCGACCCGTATCAGCCGGCCGAGCGGCGCTTTGCCGTCACGCGCTCGGTGCTCGAGGCCCTGGAGGTGGTGCGCGGCCTGTCCATCGTCATCATCACCAAGAGCCCGCTGGTCACCCGCGACATCCCGCTGCTGCAGCACCTGGCCCGACACAACACCGTGGCCGTGCACGTCTCGCTCATCACGGTCGACCGCGAGCTGGCCCGTCGCATCGAACCGCGCGCGCCCACACCGGAGGCCCGTCTGCGCGGCATTCGCCGGCTGGCCGAGGCGGGGGTGGAGGTCAGCGTGAACTGCATGCCCATTCTACCGGGCATCACCGACGCGCCAGAGCAGTTGGCCGAGCTGGTGGCCCGGGTGGCGGACACGGGGGCCAGGAGCCTCGGGGCCTGCGCCCTGCGGCTGCGGGCCGCGTCCCGACGGCGTTACCTGCCGGTGGTGCGGGAGCAGTTTCCCGAGCTCGCCGCCCGCTACGAGGCCACCTACCGCGACAGTGTGTACGCCCGCGAGACCTACCGCACGGGACTGCGCGAGGCCATGGAGCGGCTCTGTGCCCGGCATGGTCTGCGCTTCCGGGTGTACCGCTACGACGACGCCCGTGAGGAGCCAGATAAAGAAATACACAACGACATACAGCCATCAACCAATCAGCTGCCACTCTTCACCTGA
- a CDS encoding sodium:calcium antiporter, translating to MATAMVIVACGVVLARTGDTIADRTKLSGVWVGSVLLALATSLPEIVTDVAAVRLGVVDLAVGDLLGSSMANMLLLGIVTLSPGGRALFGGASRTHSLNAALGILLTILVAITLIVRPSLRVLGVGIGSLLILLVYVLVSVVAYRINQDRPLPDSHRDLVGAMSMPRAVAGLLASALTIVLVAPHFARLAHVLAEQSGLGATVVGTVLVGLSTSLPELVTSLAAVRLKAYDLAIGNLFGSNAVNMLVFAALDPLHPPGALLSVADASHLLTALMAVALMAVGVVLTVLGPQRPAAVSRGGGAALLLLYGVGVWLLMR from the coding sequence ATGGCCACGGCAATGGTCATTGTGGCCTGCGGTGTGGTCCTGGCGCGCACGGGCGACACCATTGCCGACCGCACGAAGCTGAGTGGTGTGTGGGTCGGCTCCGTGCTGTTGGCCCTGGCCACATCGCTGCCGGAGATAGTCACCGACGTCGCCGCCGTGCGACTCGGCGTGGTGGACCTTGCGGTGGGCGATCTGCTCGGCAGCAGCATGGCCAACATGCTCCTGCTCGGCATCGTGACTCTGTCGCCCGGCGGACGGGCGCTGTTTGGTGGCGCCTCACGAACCCACAGTCTCAACGCCGCCCTCGGTATCCTGCTCACCATTTTGGTCGCCATCACACTCATTGTTCGTCCGTCCCTGCGCGTGCTGGGTGTGGGGATCGGCTCGCTGCTCATACTGCTGGTCTATGTGCTGGTATCCGTCGTGGCCTATCGCATCAATCAGGATCGGCCGCTGCCGGACAGTCATCGCGATCTGGTGGGGGCCATGTCCATGCCGCGCGCAGTGGCCGGCTTGCTGGCCAGTGCGCTGACCATCGTGCTGGTCGCGCCACACTTCGCGCGCCTGGCACATGTGCTGGCCGAGCAGTCGGGACTGGGGGCGACGGTGGTGGGCACCGTGCTGGTGGGGCTCAGCACCTCGCTGCCGGAACTCGTGACATCGTTGGCGGCCGTGCGACTCAAGGCCTATGACCTGGCCATCGGCAATCTCTTCGGCAGCAACGCCGTGAACATGCTCGTATTTGCCGCACTGGATCCGCTGCATCCACCCGGCGCGCTGCTGAGTGTGGCGGACGCGTCGCATCTGTTGACTGCGCTGATGGCGGTGGCGCTCATGGCCGTAGGGGTGGTGCTCACCGTACTTGGACCGCAGCGCCCGGCGGCCGTCTCGCGGGGCGGCGGGGCGGCGCTGCTGTTGCTGTACGGTGTGGGGGTGTGGTTGTTGATGCGCTGA
- a CDS encoding RNA polymerase sigma factor translates to MTDPTFETHHLTLTPGQGRDDVAAAASGDRRAFERVYRAHADRVFALCVRMLGDRGLAEEVVQDVFVRVWQKLPGFRGESAFSTWLHRVAVNVILSRRKAGGIHQARHADEDALDDAPGRTESLGDRMDLEGAIAGLPKGARMVFVLHDVQGYTHEEIGEQLGITPGGSKAQLHRARMLLRTALTR, encoded by the coding sequence GTGACCGATCCAACCTTCGAAACGCATCACCTCACCCTGACCCCCGGTCAGGGGCGTGACGACGTAGCCGCTGCTGCCAGCGGCGACCGTCGGGCGTTCGAACGGGTCTATCGCGCCCATGCGGACCGGGTGTTTGCCCTCTGCGTGCGCATGCTGGGCGACCGGGGCCTTGCCGAAGAAGTGGTGCAGGACGTCTTCGTCCGCGTCTGGCAGAAGCTGCCCGGGTTCCGCGGTGAGTCGGCGTTCAGCACCTGGCTGCACCGGGTCGCCGTCAACGTGATTCTGTCGCGCCGCAAGGCCGGCGGAATCCATCAGGCCCGTCACGCCGACGAAGACGCGCTGGACGACGCACCGGGACGCACCGAGTCGCTGGGCGATCGCATGGATCTTGAAGGCGCCATCGCCGGTTTGCCGAAGGGTGCGCGCATGGTCTTCGTGCTGCACGACGTGCAAGGCTACACCCACGAAGAAATCGGTGAGCAGCTCGGTATCACACCGGGTGGCAGCAAGGCCCAGTTGCATCGGGCCCGCATGCTGCTGCGCACCGCGCTCACGCGCTGA
- a CDS encoding cation-translocating P-type ATPase — protein MAIHDLPPPTWHQQTPESVLRLIDSRADGLTDHEAETRRAQYGDNLLVTAARRSALRMLLAQFGDVMVLVLIGAALVAMLVGEAEDTLAIVAIVLLNAVLGFVQEYRAEQALAALGQMAAPSARVRRAGREQSIAAHRLVPGDLVLLEAGNVVPADLRLLHIQRLAVDESALTGESLAVEKHTAALDDAELPLGDRRNLAYKGTTVTAGRAEGVVVTTGMRTELGRIAAMLGAQQDPRSPLQLRLAAFGRRLAVLVLGLCAVIFAAGLLRGEDAGLMFMTALSLAVAAIPEALPAVITVALALGARRMVRQQALIRRLPAVETLGSVTFICTDKTGTLTQNRMQVDRVRAINEHEASDAATEGAPVLSLAEAVVLCNDATPQPDGSLLGDPTETALLQHALSHGVDLATLRQCWPRVNEIPFTSERARMTTVHAHGDTLVACMKGAPEQVLPRCQASAHAAEAMQEAETMAAEGLRVLAVAVRSLPPGDTDHVAGSALDANTLERHFTLLALVGLLDPPREEAAQAVAQCRSAGIQVVMITGDHPATARAIAARVGIDSTAPVLSGREVAGMDDGALRVALADTRVFARVAPEDKLRIVQALQARGEYAAMTGDGVNDAPALRQANIGVAMGRGGTDVAREAAHMVLLDDNFATIVRAVREGRRIYDNIRRFVRFVLSTNSGEIWTLFLAPLLGLPLPLLPMHILWMNLVTDGLPGLALTAERAEPDVMQRPPRPPSESIFAHGLWQHAVWVGLLMAGLALGTQAWALRQNNARWQTLTFTVLTLSQLAHVLAVRSERHPLWRIGPFSNPLLLGAVLLTFVLQVAITHTPALAQLFRIAPLSLAEWGLCVGVASVVYVAVEIEKVFIRTRGWYADVTPRS, from the coding sequence ATGGCCATCCACGACCTGCCACCGCCAACCTGGCATCAGCAGACCCCGGAGTCGGTCCTGCGCCTGATCGACTCGCGCGCCGACGGCCTTACGGACCACGAGGCCGAGACGCGCCGCGCGCAGTACGGTGACAACCTGCTCGTGACCGCGGCGCGCCGCAGTGCGTTGCGCATGCTGCTTGCACAGTTTGGCGACGTGATGGTGCTCGTGCTGATCGGCGCAGCCCTTGTCGCCATGCTGGTGGGCGAAGCCGAAGACACGCTCGCCATCGTGGCCATTGTGCTGCTGAATGCGGTGTTGGGTTTTGTGCAGGAGTATCGCGCGGAGCAGGCATTGGCCGCGCTTGGACAGATGGCCGCGCCCAGCGCGCGGGTCCGGCGAGCGGGCCGCGAACAGAGCATTGCCGCCCACCGCCTCGTGCCCGGCGATCTGGTGCTGCTCGAAGCCGGCAACGTGGTGCCCGCCGACCTGCGGCTGCTGCACATCCAGCGTCTCGCCGTGGATGAATCGGCGCTCACCGGCGAATCGCTGGCGGTGGAGAAGCACACCGCCGCACTCGACGACGCCGAGTTGCCACTGGGCGATCGCCGCAATCTTGCCTACAAGGGCACCACCGTGACGGCCGGTCGCGCGGAAGGTGTGGTGGTGACCACCGGCATGCGCACCGAGCTTGGACGCATTGCGGCGATGCTGGGGGCGCAGCAGGACCCGCGCTCACCGCTGCAATTGCGCCTCGCCGCCTTCGGACGCCGCCTCGCGGTGCTGGTGCTGGGGCTCTGCGCCGTGATCTTTGCCGCGGGGCTGCTGCGCGGAGAAGACGCGGGACTCATGTTCATGACCGCACTCAGTCTTGCCGTGGCGGCCATTCCCGAAGCACTGCCGGCCGTGATCACGGTGGCCCTTGCACTCGGCGCCCGTCGCATGGTGCGGCAGCAGGCCCTCATCCGCCGACTGCCAGCGGTCGAGACCCTGGGCTCGGTGACCTTCATCTGCACCGACAAGACCGGCACACTCACGCAGAACCGCATGCAGGTAGATCGCGTGCGCGCCATCAATGAGCACGAGGCGAGTGACGCCGCAACAGAAGGTGCGCCGGTACTGTCGCTGGCCGAGGCCGTGGTCCTCTGCAACGATGCCACACCACAACCCGACGGCAGCCTGCTTGGCGATCCCACCGAAACCGCGCTGTTGCAGCACGCGCTGTCGCACGGTGTGGACCTCGCCACACTGCGGCAATGTTGGCCGCGCGTGAACGAGATCCCCTTCACGTCAGAGCGCGCACGCATGACCACCGTGCACGCACATGGTGACACGCTCGTGGCCTGCATGAAGGGCGCACCGGAGCAGGTCCTGCCACGTTGCCAGGCATCGGCGCACGCCGCCGAGGCCATGCAGGAAGCGGAGACCATGGCGGCCGAGGGACTGCGCGTGCTGGCGGTGGCAGTTCGTTCGCTGCCCCCCGGCGACACCGACCACGTCGCCGGTTCCGCACTCGATGCAAACACGCTGGAGCGCCACTTCACACTCCTCGCGCTCGTGGGGCTGCTCGACCCGCCGCGCGAGGAAGCGGCCCAGGCGGTGGCGCAGTGCCGCAGCGCCGGCATTCAGGTGGTCATGATCACCGGCGATCACCCCGCCACCGCGCGCGCCATTGCGGCGCGGGTTGGTATTGACAGCACAGCGCCGGTGCTGAGCGGTCGCGAGGTGGCCGGCATGGACGACGGGGCCCTGCGCGTGGCCCTCGCCGATACGCGCGTGTTTGCGCGCGTCGCGCCGGAGGACAAGCTGCGCATCGTGCAGGCCCTGCAGGCGCGTGGTGAGTATGCGGCCATGACGGGCGACGGTGTCAACGATGCGCCCGCCCTCCGGCAGGCGAACATCGGTGTGGCCATGGGGCGTGGCGGCACCGATGTGGCGCGCGAGGCCGCGCACATGGTGCTGCTCGACGACAACTTCGCCACCATCGTGCGTGCGGTGCGCGAAGGCCGTCGCATCTACGACAACATCCGCCGCTTCGTGCGCTTCGTGCTGTCCACCAACAGCGGTGAGATCTGGACGCTGTTTCTCGCGCCGCTGCTGGGATTGCCGCTGCCGCTCTTGCCCATGCACATCCTGTGGATGAACCTCGTGACCGACGGATTACCGGGGCTCGCCCTCACGGCGGAACGCGCGGAGCCCGACGTCATGCAGCGCCCGCCCCGCCCGCCGTCGGAAAGCATCTTTGCCCACGGGCTCTGGCAGCACGCGGTGTGGGTGGGACTGCTCATGGCGGGTCTTGCCCTGGGCACGCAGGCCTGGGCGCTGCGACAGAACAATGCCCGCTGGCAGACGCTCACCTTCACTGTGCTCACCCTCTCGCAACTCGCACATGTGCTGGCCGTACGCTCCGAGCGCCATCCGCTTTGGCGCATTGGGCCGTTCAGCAATCCGCTGCTGCTGGGTGCCGTGCTGCTGACCTTCGTGCTGCAGGTGGCCATCACCCACACGCCGGCCCTGGCGCAGCTCTTCCGCATTGCGCCACTCAGCCTGGCGGAGTGGGGGCTGTGCGTGGGCGTCGCATCCGTCGTGTACGTCGCCGTCGAAATCGAGAAGGTTTTCATCCGAACCCGAGGCTGGTATGCCGACGTTACTCCTCGCTCTTGA
- a CDS encoding HAD family hydrolase: protein MAISSRPALLFDLDGTLIDSIGLLLECMQFAFADRTRRPSTAEWVAGIGTPLRTQLAEWCEGPDDVEAMVGRYRDYQDLHLERLTSPFPAVLETLAWARREGHATAIVTSKGQGMTWRSLRHVGLGEAFDAVVTFEETARHKPLPDPVFLALERLGATPDRAIFVGDSPHDMHAGRAAGVVTAAALWGPFSRDELAPAAPDHWLTDMSQLPGIVADLGN from the coding sequence ATGGCCATCAGCTCGCGTCCTGCCCTGCTGTTCGATCTCGACGGCACGCTCATCGACTCCATCGGTCTGCTGCTCGAGTGCATGCAGTTCGCCTTTGCCGACCGCACGCGCAGACCAAGCACGGCCGAATGGGTGGCCGGCATTGGCACGCCGCTGCGTACGCAGCTGGCCGAGTGGTGCGAGGGGCCGGACGACGTGGAAGCCATGGTGGGGCGGTACCGTGACTATCAGGACCTGCACCTGGAGCGCCTCACCAGCCCGTTCCCGGCCGTCCTTGAGACCCTGGCCTGGGCCAGACGTGAAGGGCACGCCACGGCCATTGTCACCAGCAAGGGCCAGGGCATGACCTGGCGCTCACTGCGACACGTGGGTCTGGGCGAGGCCTTCGACGCCGTGGTGACCTTTGAGGAAACGGCGCGCCACAAGCCCCTGCCCGATCCGGTCTTCCTGGCGCTCGAGCGCCTCGGGGCCACCCCGGACCGTGCCATCTTCGTGGGCGACTCCCCCCACGACATGCATGCCGGGCGCGCGGCCGGCGTGGTCACCGCCGCGGCCCTCTGGGGGCCCTTCAGCCGCGATGAACTGGCCCCGGCCGCCCCGGACCATTGGCTGACCGACATGAGTCAGCTGCCAGGCATCGTGGCCGACCTCGGAAACTGA
- a CDS encoding DUF4097 family beta strand repeat-containing protein translates to MNRYLLRSRRLLPGLAVATALCVMLPPSRAAAQHDTSVRVGSSAVVDITVRDGRLIVRGVDGTSGTVRGDHRRFELRTTGTTMSMNPRDDSDSRSRSQRDDDLLEVDVPRGVRLVIRGTSADIDIRDLSGSVDAFTSSGTLRIDQVRGRVNAATLTGDISVTGESSGLRVTTVSGDLRLREVRGEVDVHTTSGDVSISGAPIDRLTVESISGDVRMDGLLARDAWVRITAHSGDVTLRLPDDARGELTMSSYSGELQSAVPLTLMPGEVSRARSGRHTRRYQLGSGGPLQIDLSTLNGDIRLVRSPAR, encoded by the coding sequence GTGAACCGGTACCTCCTGCGTTCCCGTCGCCTGCTGCCTGGGCTCGCGGTGGCTACCGCGCTGTGTGTGATGCTGCCCCCGTCACGCGCCGCTGCACAGCACGACACCTCGGTGCGCGTGGGCAGCAGCGCCGTGGTGGACATCACCGTGCGCGACGGGCGTCTCATCGTGCGCGGCGTGGACGGCACCAGCGGCACCGTGCGCGGCGATCATCGGCGCTTCGAGCTGCGCACCACCGGCACCACCATGTCCATGAATCCGCGCGACGACAGCGACAGCCGGTCGCGGAGTCAACGCGATGACGATCTGCTCGAAGTGGACGTGCCACGCGGCGTGCGCCTCGTCATTCGCGGCACCTCGGCCGATATCGACATTCGCGATTTGAGCGGCAGCGTGGACGCCTTCACCAGTTCGGGGACGCTGCGCATCGACCAGGTGCGCGGCCGCGTGAACGCCGCCACGCTCACCGGCGACATCTCGGTGACAGGCGAGTCCAGTGGACTGCGCGTCACGACCGTGAGCGGCGACCTCCGGCTGCGTGAGGTACGCGGCGAAGTGGATGTGCACACCACCAGCGGGGATGTCTCCATCAGTGGCGCGCCCATCGACCGTCTCACGGTGGAGTCCATCAGCGGCGATGTGCGCATGGATGGTCTGCTCGCCCGTGATGCCTGGGTGCGCATTACCGCGCACTCGGGTGATGTCACCCTGCGTCTGCCGGACGACGCCCGTGGAGAGCTGACCATGTCGTCCTACTCCGGTGAACTGCAGTCCGCCGTACCGCTCACCCTCATGCCGGGCGAAGTGTCCCGTGCGCGGTCCGGCCGTCACACCCGTCGCTATCAGCTCGGCAGCGGCGGTCCGCTTCAGATCGATCTGTCAACACTCAACGGCGACATCCGACTCGTGCGCTCCCCCGCCCGATGA
- a CDS encoding 4a-hydroxytetrahydrobiopterin dehydratase produces the protein MTPAPVLSDIEVQRQLGALPGWSRKGAVLQKTYHFADFPAGIAFLARVAEVAEALQHHPDIDVRYTRVTFLLSTHDSGGITAKDFELATRIEQLAAEP, from the coding sequence ATGACGCCTGCCCCGGTACTTTCCGACATCGAGGTCCAGCGCCAATTGGGCGCCCTGCCCGGATGGTCCCGCAAAGGGGCCGTGCTGCAGAAGACCTATCATTTTGCCGACTTCCCGGCCGGCATCGCCTTTCTGGCGCGTGTGGCCGAGGTGGCGGAGGCCCTGCAACACCACCCGGACATCGACGTGCGCTACACGCGGGTGACCTTCCTGCTCAGCACCCACGACAGTGGTGGCATCACGGCCAAGGATTTCGAGTTGGCCACCCGCATCGAGCAACTGGCCGCCGAACCCTGA